In Pseudomonas deceptionensis, a single window of DNA contains:
- a CDS encoding LexA family protein, whose amino-acid sequence MSFTPLGPIAEDGIRLPLCSFKVPAGFPSPAADHIDKEISLDELLSIRAPHVYLVRIDGDSMQGAGIFSGDLAVVDRAIEPGHGDVVVALLNNDPVCKRLCLRAKSVILQSENLKYPDRYVLEGDELSIWGVITYTVRSHGH is encoded by the coding sequence ATGAGTTTCACTCCCCTGGGGCCTATTGCTGAAGATGGCATTCGCCTGCCTCTGTGCTCCTTCAAGGTTCCTGCCGGGTTTCCGTCACCGGCGGCGGATCATATCGACAAGGAGATTTCCCTCGACGAGCTGCTCAGTATCCGCGCGCCCCACGTGTATCTGGTACGGATCGATGGCGACAGCATGCAGGGCGCCGGGATTTTTTCAGGGGATCTGGCGGTGGTGGATCGTGCAATCGAACCCGGGCACGGCGATGTGGTGGTGGCGCTGCTCAACAATGACCCCGTCTGCAAGCGCCTTTGTTTGCGCGCCAAGAGCGTGATCCTGCAGTCCGAAAACCTGAAATACCCGGACCGTTATGTGCTGGAAGGTGATGAGCTTTCGATCTGGGGCGTGATCACCTATACCGTGCGCAGCCATGGCCACTAA
- the glcF gene encoding glycolate oxidase subunit GlcF has protein sequence MQTTLSEHARQLPRALEAESILRSCVHCGFCNATCPTYQLLGDELDGPRGRIYLIKQVLEGNEATQKTQQHLDRCLSCRNCETTCPSGVDYHNLLDIGRAVVDAQVPRPLGQRLLREGLRSVVPNAGLFKKLLGSGQVLRAWLPAPLQIKVPRQVPAAKPRPATRHTRRVLMLEGCVQPGLSPNTNAAAARVLDRLGISVTAAPEAGCCGAVDYHLDAQAGGLDRARRNIDAWWPAIEQGAEAIVQTASGCGAFIKDYGHLLASDPAYARKAATVSALARDLVEVLRDEPLEKLRVRSNQRLAFHCPCTLQHAQKLAGAVEAILASLGFNLTLVPDSHLCCGSAGTYSLTQPELSRQLRDNKLQALESGHPDVIATANIGCQSHLDSAGRTPVRHWIELVEAALP, from the coding sequence ATGCAGACCACCTTGAGCGAACACGCACGCCAACTTCCCCGCGCCCTGGAGGCCGAAAGCATCCTGCGCAGTTGCGTGCATTGCGGCTTCTGTAACGCCACCTGCCCGACCTACCAACTGCTCGGTGACGAGCTGGATGGTCCCAGGGGCCGTATCTACCTGATCAAGCAGGTGCTCGAAGGCAACGAGGCGACCCAGAAAACCCAGCAGCATCTGGACCGCTGCCTGTCGTGCCGCAATTGCGAAACCACCTGCCCCTCCGGCGTCGACTATCACAACTTGCTGGATATCGGCCGCGCCGTGGTCGATGCACAAGTACCAAGGCCCCTCGGCCAGCGCTTGCTGCGCGAAGGCTTGCGCAGCGTTGTGCCCAATGCGGGGCTGTTCAAAAAGCTGCTCGGCAGCGGGCAGGTTCTGCGTGCGTGGCTGCCCGCCCCCCTGCAAATCAAGGTGCCTCGCCAGGTGCCGGCGGCAAAACCACGCCCCGCCACCCGCCATACGCGCCGGGTACTGATGCTCGAAGGCTGCGTGCAGCCCGGGCTGTCCCCCAACACCAACGCGGCCGCTGCCAGAGTCCTGGACCGGCTGGGGATCAGCGTGACGGCCGCCCCCGAAGCCGGTTGCTGCGGGGCCGTGGACTATCATCTGGACGCTCAGGCGGGCGGCCTGGACCGTGCCCGCCGCAATATCGATGCCTGGTGGCCGGCCATTGAACAAGGCGCCGAGGCCATCGTGCAGACCGCCAGCGGTTGCGGGGCCTTTATCAAGGACTACGGCCACCTGCTGGCCAGCGACCCGGCTTATGCCCGCAAAGCCGCAACCGTCAGTGCGCTGGCCAGGGACCTGGTTGAAGTGCTGCGCGACGAGCCGCTGGAAAAACTCCGCGTGCGCAGCAATCAGCGCCTGGCGTTCCACTGCCCCTGCACCTTGCAGCACGCACAAAAGCTCGCCGGGGCGGTTGAAGCCATTCTCGCCAGCCTGGGTTTCAACCTGACCCTCGTGCCCGACAGCCATCTGTGCTGCGGCTCGGCGGGCACTTATTCGCTGACCCAGCCCGAACTGTCCCGGCAACTGCGCGACAACAAACTCCAGGCCCTGGAAAGCGGCCACCCCGACGTGATTGCCACGGCCAATATCGGCTGCCAGTCCCACCTCGACAGTGCAGGCAGAACCCCGGTACGGCACTGGATCGAACTGGTTGAAGCCGCACTGCCCTGA
- the glcD gene encoding glycolate oxidase subunit GlcD: MNILYDERVDGALPDVDKAVLLHTLYTRLPDLEVLHQREELKPYECDGLSAYRTTPLLVVLPRHLGEVQGILRICHELHVPVVARGAGTGLSGGALPLEKGVLLVMARFNTILHIDPYARTARVQPGVRNLAISQAAAPFGLYYAPDPSSQIACSIGGNVAENAGGVHCLKYGLTVHNLLKVEILTVEGEPLTLGSDALDAPGFDLLALFTGSEGMLGVITEVTVKLLPKPQTAKVLLAAFDSVEKAGRAVADIIAAGIIPGGLEMMDNLAIRAAEDFIHAGYPVDAQAILLCELDGVEADVFDDCNRVRQVLEQAGATEVRQARDEAERVRFWAGRKNAFPAVGRLSPDYYCMDGTIPRRELPGVLQAIAALSAEYNLRVANVFHAGDGNMHPLILFDANQPGELDRAEALGGKILELCVKVGGSITGEHGVGREKINQMCAQFNSDELTLFHAVKAAFDPGGLLNPGKNIPTLHRCAEFGAMHVHMGQLPFPDLERF; encoded by the coding sequence ATGAACATTCTTTACGATGAACGCGTCGATGGCGCCCTGCCTGACGTCGATAAAGCCGTGTTGCTGCACACCTTGTACACGCGTTTGCCGGACCTTGAGGTCCTGCATCAGCGCGAGGAACTCAAACCGTACGAATGCGACGGTCTGTCTGCCTACCGCACCACGCCGCTGCTGGTGGTGTTGCCGCGCCACCTTGGCGAGGTGCAAGGCATCTTGCGAATCTGCCATGAACTGCATGTTCCTGTCGTCGCCCGAGGGGCTGGCACCGGTTTGTCCGGTGGTGCACTGCCGCTGGAAAAAGGCGTGCTGCTGGTGATGGCGCGCTTCAACACTATCCTGCACATCGACCCTTATGCCCGCACCGCACGGGTCCAGCCGGGGGTGCGCAACCTGGCGATTTCCCAGGCGGCGGCGCCGTTCGGTCTGTACTACGCGCCGGACCCTTCCTCGCAAATCGCCTGTTCGATTGGCGGCAACGTCGCGGAAAACGCCGGTGGCGTGCATTGCCTGAAGTACGGTTTGACCGTGCACAACCTGCTCAAGGTCGAAATATTGACCGTGGAAGGCGAGCCTTTGACCCTCGGCTCGGACGCCCTCGACGCCCCGGGTTTCGACCTGTTGGCGCTGTTCACAGGCTCCGAAGGCATGCTGGGGGTCATTACCGAGGTGACGGTCAAACTGCTGCCCAAACCCCAGACCGCCAAAGTGCTGCTGGCTGCGTTCGATTCTGTCGAGAAAGCCGGGCGGGCCGTGGCTGACATCATTGCCGCCGGCATCATCCCCGGCGGCCTGGAGATGATGGACAACCTGGCCATCCGCGCCGCCGAAGACTTTATCCACGCCGGCTACCCCGTCGATGCCCAGGCCATTTTGCTGTGCGAGCTCGATGGCGTGGAAGCCGATGTCTTCGATGACTGCAACCGTGTGCGTCAGGTACTGGAACAGGCCGGCGCCACCGAAGTGCGCCAGGCCAGGGACGAAGCAGAACGGGTACGCTTCTGGGCCGGGCGCAAGAACGCCTTCCCGGCGGTGGGCCGCCTCTCGCCGGATTACTACTGCATGGACGGCACCATACCGCGCCGTGAACTGCCGGGCGTGCTGCAAGCCATCGCCGCGCTGTCGGCCGAATACAACCTGCGGGTCGCCAACGTGTTCCACGCCGGTGACGGCAATATGCACCCGCTGATTCTGTTCGATGCCAACCAGCCGGGGGAACTCGATCGCGCCGAGGCCCTGGGCGGCAAGATTCTCGAATTGTGCGTGAAGGTCGGCGGCAGCATTACCGGCGAACACGGTGTGGGGCGTGAAAAAATCAATCAGATGTGCGCTCAGTTCAACAGCGATGAGCTGACCCTGTTCCACGCGGTCAAGGCCGCTTTCGATCCCGGTGGTTTGCTCAACCCCGGCAAGAACATTCCGACCCTGCATCGCTGCGCCGAGTTTGGCGCCATGCATGTCCATATGGGTCAGCTGCCCTTCCCTGATCTGGAGCGTTTCTGA
- a CDS encoding MFS transporter, which produces MQQTVKREYWLISGLLFFFFFAWSSSYSLFSIWLHRVIGLSGAETGYVFAANAVAALLIQPFYGALQDRLGLSRKLLVWIGLLLCAAAPFSIYVYGNLLAQNVVLGAVVGAAFLALAMLAGVGVIESYTERVSRHMGFEFGTTRMWGSLGWAAATCVAGVVFNIDPDIAFYMSSAAGVMFLLILSQLDLNRLNPPGLQKSGAAPVRMADLWQLLKMPHFWAFSVYLTGVCGIYMIYEQQFPVYFASFFATPQEGTSAYGYLNSSQVLIEAALLLLAPWLVSRTGAKYGLILAGAIMFVRILGSGLATDVWTVAACKMLHAIEVPILLVSVFKYISLNFDVRLSASIYLVGFHFAQQLTAMLLSPVVGYGYDQFGFANVYILMAGLVGACLLLSWNLLRPDPVRAVEKTALPDALALPAIAQSVTRYEP; this is translated from the coding sequence ATGCAACAGACGGTCAAGCGCGAGTATTGGCTTATCAGTGGTTTGCTGTTTTTTTTCTTTTTTGCATGGTCATCCAGCTATTCGCTTTTCTCTATCTGGCTCCATCGAGTCATAGGTCTCTCCGGTGCCGAAACCGGGTATGTGTTCGCCGCCAACGCGGTGGCGGCACTGTTGATTCAACCGTTTTATGGCGCGCTTCAGGACCGGCTCGGGCTGTCCAGGAAACTGCTGGTGTGGATCGGTCTGTTGCTCTGCGCCGCCGCCCCGTTTTCGATCTACGTGTATGGCAATTTATTGGCCCAGAACGTGGTGCTGGGCGCCGTGGTCGGCGCGGCTTTCCTGGCGCTCGCGATGCTTGCGGGTGTGGGCGTGATCGAGAGCTATACCGAGCGTGTGTCACGTCACATGGGGTTCGAGTTTGGCACTACCCGAATGTGGGGGTCTTTAGGCTGGGCTGCGGCGACCTGTGTGGCGGGGGTGGTTTTCAACATTGACCCTGACATCGCCTTCTACATGAGCAGTGCGGCTGGGGTCATGTTCCTGCTGATTCTGTCCCAACTGGACCTGAACCGGCTCAACCCGCCGGGCCTGCAAAAAAGCGGGGCCGCTCCGGTACGCATGGCAGACCTTTGGCAGCTGCTTAAAATGCCGCATTTCTGGGCGTTCAGTGTGTACCTGACCGGGGTTTGCGGGATCTACATGATCTACGAGCAACAATTCCCGGTCTATTTTGCGTCCTTCTTCGCCACGCCACAGGAGGGCACCAGTGCCTACGGGTACTTGAACTCATCCCAGGTGCTGATTGAAGCCGCCTTGCTGTTGTTGGCGCCCTGGCTGGTCAGCCGTACCGGAGCCAAGTACGGATTGATCCTGGCCGGCGCCATTATGTTTGTGCGCATCCTGGGCTCCGGGCTGGCAACGGACGTCTGGACGGTCGCGGCCTGCAAGATGCTGCATGCCATTGAGGTGCCGATCCTGCTGGTCTCGGTGTTCAAATACATTTCGCTGAACTTTGACGTGCGCCTGTCTGCTTCGATCTATCTGGTGGGCTTCCATTTTGCGCAGCAACTGACCGCCATGCTGCTGTCGCCGGTGGTGGGTTACGGTTATGACCAGTTTGGCTTTGCCAACGTTTACATCCTGATGGCCGGGCTTGTGGGGGCTTGTCTGTTGCTGTCCTGGAACCTGCTGCGCCCGGACCCGGTGCGCGCCGTAGAAAAAACGGCTCTCCCGGATGCACTGGCATTGCCCGCCATCGCTCAATCAGTTACCCGTTATGAACCCTGA
- the umuC gene encoding translesion error-prone DNA polymerase V subunit UmuC translates to MATKPAPVYGLIDCNSFYASCERVFRPDLAKVPIVVLSNNDGCVIARSYDAKPHVKMGEPYFQIRHRLEQLGIVAFSSNYALYGDLSERVMSLIESMVPAVEVYSIDEAFADLTGIVDATATGRQLRSRILQCSGIPVGVGIAHTKTLAKLANHTAKRLQTHTGGVVNLCGDHERDWVLRNTAVSEVWGIGRRMTVHLESMGIRTAMDLARADPWMLRKKFSVVIEKTARELAGTSCLALDEPDPPKQEICCSRMFGKRLTELAPIQEAVATYMMRASEKLRAQKSFCKKIRVSIRTGMFNPDEAKYARGVVVTLPYPTDDVRLLTKAAVDALGHVFQPGFKYSKAEVLLLDLRQPGEFSDDLFAVSQPADASKVMAVLDAINGRWGRGTLRAASVPRNPDWGMRREMMSQSYTTKVDQLWRVSCQ, encoded by the coding sequence ATGGCCACTAAGCCTGCCCCGGTTTATGGCCTGATTGACTGCAACAGCTTCTATGCCAGTTGCGAGCGGGTATTTCGCCCGGATCTGGCCAAGGTGCCCATCGTGGTGCTGAGCAATAACGACGGCTGCGTGATCGCCCGCAGTTATGACGCCAAGCCCCATGTGAAGATGGGCGAGCCGTATTTTCAGATCAGGCACCGGCTCGAGCAATTGGGGATTGTGGCGTTCTCGTCCAACTATGCGCTGTATGGCGACCTGAGCGAGCGCGTCATGAGCCTGATTGAGTCAATGGTGCCGGCAGTCGAGGTGTACAGCATTGACGAGGCCTTTGCCGACTTGACCGGTATCGTGGATGCTACCGCGACGGGGCGGCAGTTGCGCAGCCGGATTCTGCAATGCTCGGGTATTCCGGTCGGGGTCGGGATTGCTCATACCAAGACCCTGGCCAAGTTGGCCAACCATACCGCCAAACGGCTTCAGACTCATACGGGCGGGGTTGTGAACCTCTGTGGCGACCATGAACGTGACTGGGTGCTGCGCAATACTGCGGTGTCGGAGGTCTGGGGTATCGGGCGGCGCATGACCGTTCACCTTGAAAGTATGGGCATCCGCACTGCCATGGACCTGGCCAGGGCCGACCCCTGGATGCTGCGCAAAAAATTCAGTGTGGTCATCGAAAAGACCGCCCGTGAATTGGCCGGTACCTCGTGCCTGGCCCTGGACGAGCCCGACCCGCCCAAGCAGGAAATCTGTTGCAGCCGCATGTTCGGCAAGCGCCTGACCGAGTTGGCGCCCATCCAGGAGGCCGTGGCCACCTACATGATGCGTGCCTCGGAAAAGCTGCGGGCGCAAAAATCCTTCTGCAAGAAAATCCGGGTCAGCATTCGCACAGGCATGTTCAACCCGGACGAAGCGAAATACGCCAGAGGGGTGGTAGTGACCTTGCCGTACCCCACCGATGACGTGCGGTTACTGACCAAGGCTGCGGTCGATGCGTTGGGGCATGTTTTTCAGCCGGGGTTCAAATACAGCAAGGCCGAGGTGTTGCTGCTGGATCTGCGCCAGCCGGGTGAGTTCTCGGACGACCTGTTTGCGGTCAGTCAACCGGCAGACGCTTCAAAGGTGATGGCGGTACTGGATGCGATCAACGGGCGTTGGGGCAGGGGCACGCTGCGAGCGGCCAGCGTGCCGCGAAACCCCGACTGGGGGATGCGGCGGGAGATGATGAGCCAGAGCTATACGACGAAGGTGGACCAGCTCTGGCGTGTTTCGTGCCAGTAG
- a CDS encoding AzlC family ABC transporter permease: MLSRDKSPIELDWSEVWGGFKQLLPISLFVVVFGVAFGLAAAQTGLDDGASLLMSTLVFAGASQFAALDLWGAQVPVVPLIVTVFAINARHLLMGATLYPWLRELPRAKRYGVMMVISDANWAMSMQAFNSGKSGVGLILGGGIALWAAWVLGSWLGVYFGSEIQDPVSLGLDMVMGCFLLAMVVGGQKNLRMLIIWSVAAVSSLLAYRYLPENSHVVVGALAGGLLGAVWMEKKHEH, from the coding sequence TTGTTGAGTCGTGATAAGAGCCCGATCGAACTGGATTGGAGCGAAGTATGGGGGGGCTTCAAGCAACTGTTGCCCATTTCCCTGTTTGTGGTGGTGTTCGGGGTGGCCTTCGGTCTTGCTGCCGCCCAGACCGGGCTGGACGACGGGGCGAGCCTGCTGATGAGCACCCTGGTTTTTGCCGGTGCGTCGCAGTTTGCGGCGCTGGACCTGTGGGGCGCGCAGGTCCCCGTTGTTCCGTTGATCGTGACGGTTTTCGCGATCAATGCCCGGCATCTTTTGATGGGAGCGACTCTGTATCCCTGGTTGCGCGAGCTTCCCCGGGCCAAGCGCTACGGGGTGATGATGGTCATCTCGGACGCCAACTGGGCAATGTCGATGCAGGCATTCAACAGCGGCAAATCGGGTGTAGGCCTGATATTGGGCGGTGGCATTGCCTTGTGGGCCGCATGGGTGCTGGGCAGTTGGCTGGGCGTGTATTTTGGCAGCGAGATCCAGGACCCGGTGAGCCTGGGGCTGGACATGGTGATGGGCTGCTTCCTGCTGGCCATGGTGGTCGGGGGGCAAAAGAATCTGCGCATGCTGATCATCTGGAGCGTGGCAGCCGTGTCGTCACTGCTGGCGTACCGGTACTTGCCTGAAAACAGCCATGTGGTTGTCGGGGCGTTGGCCGGCGGCCTGCTGGGTGCGGTATGGATGGAGAAGAAGCATGAGCATTGA
- a CDS encoding glycoside hydrolase family 32 protein, with product MHAALLDEAHRAIENKLPERGHDYRLGYHLSPPAGWMNDPNGLVFFRGEYHMFYQHHPYSAQWGPMHWGHAKSRDLVHWEHLPIALAPSEPYDRDGCFSGSAVVADDTLYLIYTGHQWLGETRNDDQIRQVQCLASSADGITFTKHGVVLQTPGDPSIMHWRDPKVWMRDGQWWMALGARQGDDPQLLLYRSADLHHWEYLSCALQGRREQDGYMWECPDIFELDGCDVFLYSPQGLKPTGYDNWNLYQNSYRTGRLDDSGHFNPSGELHELDHGHDFYAAQTLLAPDGRRLLWAWMDMWESPMPSQAQHWCGALSLPRELSRDGDRLRMQPARELVALRQSQTLLQVDEVASASHVLDVQGALLEFELELDLEGSSAERFGLALRCSEDGQERTLLYFDATARRLVLDRQYSGAGVSGVRSVPIAPGQTRIALRVFLDRSSIEVFVDEGAYTLSSRIYPRPDSLLASAFAVNGTGCFGAMSVWRLADLQI from the coding sequence ATGCACGCTGCACTGTTGGATGAAGCGCACCGCGCCATTGAAAACAAACTGCCTGAACGAGGCCATGACTATCGCCTTGGCTATCACCTGTCGCCGCCGGCCGGGTGGATGAATGACCCGAACGGGCTGGTTTTTTTTCGCGGTGAATACCACATGTTTTACCAGCATCACCCGTATTCGGCTCAGTGGGGACCGATGCACTGGGGGCATGCCAAAAGCCGGGATCTGGTGCATTGGGAGCATCTGCCCATTGCCCTGGCGCCGAGTGAACCTTACGACCGGGACGGCTGTTTTTCCGGATCTGCCGTGGTCGCGGACGATACCCTGTACTTGATCTACACCGGGCACCAGTGGCTGGGTGAAACGCGCAATGACGATCAGATTCGTCAGGTGCAATGCCTGGCCAGCAGCGCGGACGGCATCACCTTCACCAAGCACGGCGTGGTGCTCCAGACGCCGGGTGACCCCTCGATCATGCATTGGCGTGACCCGAAGGTCTGGATGCGCGACGGGCAATGGTGGATGGCATTGGGCGCACGGCAAGGTGATGACCCGCAGTTGCTGCTCTATCGCTCCGCTGACCTGCACCACTGGGAGTACCTGAGCTGTGCGCTGCAAGGGCGGCGCGAGCAGGATGGCTATATGTGGGAATGCCCGGATATTTTCGAGCTGGACGGCTGCGACGTTTTTCTTTATTCCCCCCAAGGCCTCAAGCCCACTGGCTACGATAACTGGAACCTGTACCAGAACAGCTATCGAACAGGCCGGCTGGACGACAGCGGGCACTTCAACCCCAGCGGTGAACTGCACGAGCTCGATCATGGCCACGATTTTTATGCAGCGCAGACACTGCTGGCACCCGATGGCCGCCGCCTGCTCTGGGCCTGGATGGACATGTGGGAAAGCCCTATGCCCAGCCAGGCGCAGCACTGGTGTGGCGCGCTGTCGCTGCCGCGTGAATTGAGCCGTGACGGCGACCGGCTGCGCATGCAACCCGCCCGCGAGCTGGTGGCACTCAGGCAGTCACAGACCCTGTTGCAGGTTGATGAGGTCGCATCCGCCAGTCACGTACTCGATGTTCAGGGGGCGCTGCTGGAATTTGAGCTTGAACTGGACCTGGAAGGCAGCAGCGCCGAGCGCTTCGGGTTGGCGCTGCGCTGTAGTGAAGACGGGCAGGAGCGCACTTTGCTGTATTTCGATGCGACGGCCCGCCGCCTGGTGCTCGACCGCCAGTATTCGGGAGCCGGCGTGAGCGGTGTGCGCAGTGTACCGATTGCCCCGGGGCAAACGCGGATCGCGCTGCGGGTGTTTCTTGATCGCTCGTCCATCGAAGTGTTTGTCGACGAGGGTGCCTATACCCTGAGCAGCCGGATCTATCCTCGGCCCGACAGCCTGTTGGCCAGTGCCTTCGCCGTCAATGGCACCGGGTGTTTCGGGGCCATGTCGGTGTGGCGTCTGGCCGATCTTCAGATATAA
- a CDS encoding AzlD family protein, protein MSIDSAGYGTFIIILIMAVVTLITRLGGVFVMSFVPINYRVQQFISAMSGSVLVALLAPLALNGDNGARLALLTTAVVMLLLKKPLPAIAAGVVAAAVFRHL, encoded by the coding sequence ATGAGCATTGATAGCGCAGGTTACGGCACCTTTATCATCATCCTGATCATGGCCGTGGTTACCCTGATCACGCGCCTGGGGGGTGTTTTCGTGATGTCCTTTGTGCCCATCAACTATCGGGTACAGCAATTTATCAGCGCGATGTCGGGTTCAGTGCTGGTGGCCCTTCTGGCGCCCCTGGCGCTTAACGGCGATAACGGCGCGCGGCTCGCCTTGCTGACCACGGCCGTCGTGATGCTGTTACTCAAGAAGCCCTTGCCCGCGATTGCCGCAGGCGTGGTTGCGGCAGCGGTGTTCAGGCATCTGTGA
- the glcE gene encoding glycolate oxidase subunit GlcE — MPGPQDIDDSSRLLEQVNLALQYATPLRIQGANSKIFLGHNVAGEVLDTRSHRGIVSYDPTELVITARCGTPLSELALVLDEAQQMLPCEPPSFGAATVGGMIACGLSGPRRPWSGSVRDFVLGTRVITGHGKHLRFGGEVMKNVAGYDLSRLMAGSYGLLGVLTEVSLKVLPKPRQCLSISLELDAGHALLRLAQWGQQPLPISAACHDGQRLHLRFEGGEGSVAAAHERLGGELLAPSFWADLNEHRLPFFDEDQPLWRLSLPNNTPELALPGRQLIDWGGAQRWLKSDADATFLRNVVAEVGGHMTCYSHGLVDSPFHPLPETLMRYHRNLKQQLDPQGIFNPGRLYAEL; from the coding sequence ATGCCCGGTCCGCAAGATATCGATGACAGCAGCAGGCTGCTGGAGCAGGTCAACCTGGCGTTGCAGTACGCCACTCCTCTGCGCATCCAGGGCGCCAACAGCAAAATATTCCTTGGCCACAACGTGGCGGGTGAAGTGCTTGATACCCGCTCCCACCGGGGCATCGTCAGCTATGACCCGACCGAACTGGTAATCACCGCCCGCTGTGGCACGCCGCTGTCGGAATTGGCGCTGGTGCTGGATGAGGCACAACAAATGCTGCCCTGCGAACCGCCCTCCTTCGGCGCCGCCACCGTGGGCGGCATGATTGCCTGCGGGCTGTCAGGGCCGCGTCGGCCATGGTCGGGTTCGGTCAGGGACTTTGTGCTCGGCACACGGGTGATCACGGGGCACGGCAAGCATTTACGGTTTGGAGGCGAGGTCATGAAAAACGTCGCCGGCTATGATTTGTCACGCCTGATGGCTGGCAGTTACGGCCTGCTCGGGGTACTGACTGAAGTGTCCCTCAAGGTCCTGCCCAAGCCGCGCCAATGCCTGAGCATCAGCCTGGAGCTGGACGCCGGTCATGCCCTGCTGCGCCTTGCGCAATGGGGCCAGCAACCGCTGCCGATCAGCGCCGCGTGTCACGATGGCCAGCGCCTGCACCTGCGGTTTGAAGGCGGTGAAGGCTCGGTGGCGGCGGCCCATGAGCGGCTGGGCGGTGAGCTTCTGGCCCCGTCCTTCTGGGCCGACCTCAACGAGCACCGACTGCCGTTTTTCGATGAAGACCAGCCCCTCTGGCGCCTGTCCTTGCCCAACAACACCCCCGAACTGGCCCTGCCCGGACGGCAACTGATCGACTGGGGCGGCGCCCAGCGCTGGCTCAAGTCGGACGCCGATGCGACGTTTCTTCGCAATGTGGTAGCCGAAGTCGGCGGGCATATGACCTGCTACAGCCATGGCCTCGTCGACAGCCCGTTCCACCCGCTGCCGGAGACCCTGATGCGCTACCACCGCAACCTCAAACAACAACTCGATCCACAGGGCATCTTCAACCCCGGGCGCCTGTACGCGGAGCTTTGA
- a CDS encoding helix-turn-helix domain-containing protein, with translation MNSRPFPHTTPPSTGGSQLRLLRRQARLSQLDLALITGISQRHLSCIETGRARPGPGTLHNLLMALEVPLEQCNSVFLACGYAPRYEATPLSSPAMDAVRDAITHVLHANNPAPAIVLGSHWEVLAANASTRVLFDLVGLPADSAQGLNLLVTLLQPGGLGDHLINPEEIRSLAWQRATREALDNPVLASLVQTLTAPDSPPAVAGELPPLVLTRIRTPQGELNFMSTFTTFGMPLDITMASLRIEHLIPADANTWQIMTTAYEQSSRPLTDA, from the coding sequence ATGAACAGCCGACCTTTCCCCCACACGACGCCCCCGAGCACAGGCGGCTCGCAACTGCGCCTGCTACGCCGTCAGGCCAGGTTGAGCCAGCTGGATCTGGCCTTGATCACGGGCATTTCCCAACGCCATCTGAGCTGTATCGAGACGGGCCGCGCCAGGCCAGGCCCCGGCACGCTGCACAACCTGTTGATGGCGCTTGAAGTGCCACTCGAGCAGTGCAACAGCGTGTTCCTCGCGTGCGGCTATGCTCCGCGCTACGAGGCCACCCCGCTCTCTTCACCGGCGATGGACGCCGTGCGTGACGCCATCACTCATGTACTTCACGCCAACAACCCCGCCCCGGCGATTGTGCTGGGCAGCCACTGGGAAGTTCTGGCGGCCAACGCCAGCACCCGTGTGCTGTTCGATCTGGTCGGGTTGCCCGCAGACTCGGCACAAGGGCTGAACCTGCTGGTTACGCTGCTGCAACCCGGGGGGCTGGGCGACCACTTGATCAACCCGGAGGAGATACGCAGCCTTGCCTGGCAGAGGGCAACGCGAGAAGCGCTGGACAACCCTGTGCTGGCAAGCCTGGTGCAAACCCTCACAGCTCCGGACTCCCCGCCCGCAGTGGCCGGTGAACTGCCCCCGCTGGTGTTGACCCGGATTCGAACCCCCCAGGGCGAGCTGAATTTCATGTCGACCTTCACCACGTTCGGCATGCCGCTCGACATCACGATGGCCTCGTTACGTATCGAGCATTTGATCCCTGCCGACGCGAACACCTGGCAGATCATGACGACGGCCTACGAGCAGTCATCCCGCCCCCTCACAGATGCCTGA
- a CDS encoding glycine zipper domain-containing protein: protein MRFTLPVLVLGIVISQGAMAAGDGSAAVGGGVGGVLGNIVGQQLGGSTGAAIGAGVGGAAGSAVGAPRGNKTEAAIGGGVGGAGGSLIGRQLGGSTGSAIGAGLGGAAGGAVGNNLGDDGNRHSSGGKHKHKHKNKNKNH from the coding sequence ATGCGATTTACATTACCGGTCCTTGTGCTGGGCATCGTGATATCGCAGGGAGCAATGGCCGCTGGAGATGGATCTGCCGCTGTCGGAGGCGGTGTTGGCGGTGTGTTGGGCAATATTGTCGGTCAACAGTTGGGCGGTTCTACCGGGGCAGCCATCGGCGCAGGCGTCGGCGGTGCTGCAGGCAGCGCAGTTGGCGCGCCAAGAGGCAACAAGACCGAAGCCGCCATTGGTGGCGGTGTCGGCGGTGCTGGCGGCTCGCTCATCGGTCGTCAGCTCGGAGGCTCCACCGGTTCTGCCATAGGGGCGGGGCTAGGCGGCGCTGCGGGTGGCGCGGTCGGCAACAATCTGGGCGACGATGGCAACCGGCACAGCTCGGGCGGTAAACACAAACATAAGCACAAAAACAAAAATAAAAACCATTGA